The Prosthecodimorpha staleyi region TCAGCTTGGAGAAGTCGATCGATCCGTCCGCTGTCCGGGCGGGTTCATCGACGGTGAAGATGTGGAAGCCGGCGCCGCCGTCAACATGGGCGAGCACGAAGGCATTGCCCTTCTTGCCGTAGATCTCGTTGATCAGCGCGAAGCCGCCATTGGCCCTGAGTTCCGCCGGGGTCTTCGACGTGGCCGAGAACACCTCGCCCTCGGGAACGAGGTTCAGATAGGGGCCGGCCGGGCAGTTGATCATGTCGACCAGGCCCGACTTCTGCGCGTCGCCGAGCTGGCCGAGCGGCAGGATTTCCGGGCCGCCGCGGACCTTGATCTGGACCACGCCCTTGCCGCGCTCGTTCAGCTTGGCGACGAAGGCCAGGAAGCTGCGGGCATAGCTCACCTGCGCCGGCGTGAAATGCACGGCGTTCAGCGTGACCTCGGCGGCGCGGGCCGGCCGAACGATGCCGACACCGGCCAGAGCCAGCGCGGATTTGGCGAATGTTCTCCTGGTGATGCTCATGGCTCGATCCCCTCGTCCTCGATGCGTAACCGTCGATCTCAGTCTTCGTCCCGGTCGTCGACCAGCGCCAGCACGCGCAGCGGGCTGCCGGATCCGTTCTCGATCTTGAGTGGCGCCGTGATCAGCACCGCGCCGGTCGCCGGCAGCTGGTCCAGGTTGCACAGGCTGGCGAGGCCGAACTTGTTCGCCCCATGCATCAGCGCATGCGCCGGGAAGGGCGGCTCGAAGGCGAAGGCCTGACCGGCATCCGTCCCGACCGCCTCCACGCCCCAGCCATGCACATCCCGTTCCTCGATCAGGTAGCGCACGGCATCCGGCCCCGGGCCGGGCACATGCGGGCCGTCTTCCTTCATGTTCAGGAAGGCGGCCGGGTCGGAGCGCTTCGACCAGTCGGAGCGCATCAGCACCCAGGATCCCGCCGGGATCTCGCCGTGTTTCTTCTCCCAGGCCTTGATGTGCTTCGGCGTGACCAGAAAGCGCTCGTCGCGGGCGCATTCGGCCGAGAAGTCGAGCACGCAGGCCGGCGCGATGAAGCGCTGCGGGTCGATCGTGTGGGTCGCGCCGTCGGTCAGGTGGCGGCCGGAAATCCAGTGGATCGGCGCGTCGAAATGGGTGCCGGTATGCTCGCCGCAGGCGATGTTGTTCCAGTACCAGGCCGGTCCGCGTTCGTCGTAGCGCGAGATCTCGGAGATCGAGAACGGCGCCGACGGCGCGAAATTGGGCGGAAGCTGGATCACCGGCGTCGAGGGCTTCAGCAATTGCGTCAGGTCGATCACCCGGATCCTGCGCTTGGCGATGTCCCTGGCCAGTTTCTCGAGGCTGCTCTTGCCCATGTCGAACCCTCCGCTGTGAATGCCGCTATTGCGCCGCCGGCCCGTCGGCCGGCCGGGCCTCGAACCTGCAGTCCGATGCCCCCATCGCCGCACAAGCCGTCTCGACGACCGTGACGGGCCGACCGAGCACCATCTCGCCGACCGCCGCCATCATGCCCTTGATCGGATGGCAGACCGGCTCGTCCGACGGGCCGTAGCCGGCCGCGAACGGGCTGTTGGCGACGGTCAGCCGCAGGATCCCAGGTTCGAGCGTGAACTGCCAGCGGCCCCAGCCCAGTTGCGGCGCGGTCGACGCGACGATGTCGAGCAGTCCGGCGCCTTCGCCGCCCATCGCCCGATAGGCGCGCGCACTGTCGGCGCCCTGGCGGGTGATCGAGCGGGCGAGCGCCGCGAAAGCCTCGGCGCGCCGGTCGGCGGGAAGCTCGCGGAAGATGCCCATCAGAGCGTCCGGACGGATCAAGAGATAGCGGCGGCTCTGATCCCACCAGGCGCCTGTCTCCTCGTCCAGGGTCAGACGGTCCTTGAAGCTCTGTGTCGCGCTCATGCGTCGCCCTTCCGCTTGTTTTCCAGCGCCGGACCGGAACCGGCCGGCAGGCTGGCGGTTCCGGCGGCGGAGACCTGCGTGACGGCCGGCGCCGGCGGGTCGCGGAAGCGTTTGGCCGCCTCGACGAAGCTGCGCTGGACCATGTCGATGTCGTTGGCGATGGTCACCAGCCGGTAGCCCTGGCCGCGCGCGATCGCGGCGAATTCCGGCCGGCCGGTGAAGATGCCGCACGGCATGTAGCCGGCCCGGCAGGCCTTGTGGATGTCCGCGCAGGCGACCGTGTGGTCGTGACGGTGGACCGGGAAGGCGCCGAGCGACAGCGACAGGTCGCCGGTGCCGATGAACACCATGTCGATGCCGTCGACCGCGATGATGTCCTCGGCCGCCGCGAGGCCTTTCTCGGTCTCGATCATCACGATCACGGCGATGCCGTCGGCCCCGGCGACATAGGACTGGAAGTCCTTCAGAGGCCGGATGCCGCCGCCGGAGCGGTTGCCGTGCGGCGGATAGAGCGCGTGGCGGACGGCCGCGCGCGCCTCCTTGGCGGATTCGACCAGCGGCACGATCACGCCCTCGGCACCGGCATCGAGCGCCGTGCCGATCGCCAGGGCGGAATTCTCCGCGACCCGAACGATCACGGGAATCCGGCTCGGCACCATGCCGATCACCGCCTCCAACTCGCGCCGGTCCCACAAACCATGCTGCATGTCGATGACGATGCAATCCGGCTCGCTCTTCAGCGCCAGTTCGACCAGCGCGGCCGAACCGAGCGAAAACCACGCCGCACCGATGCAGCGTCCGGAGGCGATCATGGTCTTCAGCGTCGGTCGCTTCGGATCGAACATCGGTTCAGGTCTCTGGCGTGAGCGGGCGGATGACCTTGTACTCGCCGTCCGCATAGGCGAGGGGGCCGGCCTCGGCATCGAAGAAGTGGATGTCGGCGACGGTGCCGACGACGATGTGGTGGGTCGCCCAGTCGTGCAGGTCGGCGACCACGCATTCGAAGGCGACCCGGCAGCCGTGCAGCAGCGGCACCTCGCTGTCGGCGGAGCGCAGCCAGTTGCCGAAGGCGAAACGGCTCGTGCCGCGCACCGGACGCTGGCCGCCGAAGGCCTGCGCGACCTCCGTCTGCGCCTCGGTCAGCACGTTGACCGAGAAGGCGGCCCCCATGACCAGGGCGGCGGCGATCGTGCTCTGCCGGTTGACGCAGACGAGCAGGGACGGCGGATCGGCGGTCAGCGAGGAGACCGCCGTCGCGGTCAGCCCGACCGGATGTCCGTCGGGGCCGTGGGCGCCGATGACCGTCACGCCGCCGACCAGGGAGCGCATGCCGAGCTTGAAGCGGGCGCTTCCAGAGGTCCGGCCGGCGACGCGGGGCAGGGCGGTCATCGGCCTCTCCTCACGCCACGCGCAGACCGGCCTGCTTCATCAGAGGCAGGACGCGGTCGCAGAAGAAGGGCAGTTCGTAGGCGTAGTTGACGAAGGTCAGCGCCGCGCCGGCATAGCCCGCGCGCGAGATCTTCAGCATCTCGTCGACGATGAATTCCGGCGTGCCGACCAGCGGATAGGAGCCGGCGCCGCCGGCGAAGCGTTTGCGGTAGAGGTCGAAGGCGTGCCGGTCGTGCGAATTGGCGAATTCGACCTTCTGGCTCATATGCTGGTCGACGGCGGCATGGTCGGCCTCGGCGACGGCATAGCGCTCGTAATAGTCCTCGGCCTCCTTCTGCGTCTCGCGGGCGACGACGTGGCAGACCGTGTAGACGCCGACCTCGCGCTGATAGGCCTTCGAACGCTCGCGCATGTCGGCGACATGCCGGCCGCCATCCTCGATGTCGGTGAAGGTCGAGAACAGATAGTCGCAGTGGCGGGCGGCATAGTCGCGGCCGGGCGGGCCGAAGGCGGCGTTCATGGTCACCGGGCGGGGCACCTGGAGGCTGGCCGGGCGCGAGACGACCTGCTTCAGTTTGTAGAACTGGCCGTCGAAGTCGAAGGGCTGCGCGGTGCCGTAGCAGCGCTCGATGATCTCGATCCACTCGCCGGCGCGGGCATAGCCGTCGCCGCCGAGTTCGATGCCGAACATGCCGAATTCGGACGGGTTCCAGCCGCAGACGATGTTGAGGCCGGCGCGGCCGCCGGAGATGTGGTCGACGGTGGCGAGTGCCTTGGCGGCATAGACCGGATGCACGATCGGTACATGGACGGTCATGAACAGGCCGATCCGCTCGGTCGAGGCCGCCAGGCCCGCCGCCCAGGTGAAGGTCTCGAAAGACCATTCGCGCACTCGGTTCTTGCCGCCGAAGCCCTTCCAGCGCGCGATCGGCAGGAAGAATTCCAGGCCGGCGCGGTCGGCGATGCCGACGGCGGTCAGATTGTCGTCCCAGCCCGCTCTCCAGCGTTCCGGCACATCGGTGATCGCCAGACCGCCGTCGGCATTGGCGGAAAAGACGCCGAGCTTGAATGTGTTCGGTCCCTTGAGCGGATGCGGCTTGTTCACGGCGCCCCTCTTGTTTCGACGGAGTTCATGAGTGTGCCGGCCCGTCGTGGGGCCCCTCGACCCCGGCGGCGCGGAAGAAGGCGGCTTGGGCATCGTCGACGAACCGGCCCATGCAGGCTGCGGCCAGCTCCGGATCCCGCGCCTGGAAGGCGGCGCGCAGGTGCCCGAGGCCGTCGACCACGATCGCCCGCGTATCGCGATGGCGCAGCGTGGCGAGGCGGACGGCCTGCACGTGATCGACGAAGCGGAAGATGGTCTCCGCCAGCCGGCGGTTCGCGACCCGGCCGAGCCAGGCGGCGCGGAAGGCCATGTTGGAGACGATCATGGCGTCGATATCGTCGGTGCCGTGGGCGCGCCGGCATTCGGCGTGCGCGGCGCCGAGCGCTTCGAGTGCCTCGTCCGACATGGCGCCGGCCGCGGAGGCGGCGGCCTGCGGCTCCAGCAGGCGGCGGATCTCGAAGATGTCGCGTACGTCCTGGGACGCCAGCGCCGGCACCTTGAAGCCGCGCGTCGTGCCGACGAGATAGCCCTCGGCGACCAGACGCAGCAGCGCGTCGCGCACCGGCATGCGCGACAGGCCGTAGCCGCGGGCGAGTTCGACGTCGACCAGCCGCTGGTCGGGGGCGACCCGGCCGTGCCGCAGCCGGGTCAGGAGATCGGCATAGACCTGCTCGGCGAGACTGTCGCGGCGGCCGATGCTCTCGACGGGGGCTGCGCTACCGAGGGTCATTCTGGCCTCGCCGGCTAACTGTATACTGTATGTTGTTTGAGCCTAGTCGGGACCGTTCGGGCCTGTCAATGGCCATTGCGACGGCGTTTGCCGCGTTTTTACCCACCCCGGTGTCGGAGCCCGCCGCTGCCCAAAGGATCGGCGCGTCGCACAAGAAACATGATCATAAATCATGCAGCTTGCATCGGCGCCGCGCGGCCCGGTTCCGTCCGGTTCTCGGTCCGGCGCAGAAAGGCTCGGCCTGTCGCCGTGACCCGGGTTTGGCATGGAACTTGATTGACAGGAATGTCTCGTGAACCAGAATGTCGGCCAGGAGGGTGCCATGTCGAAAGTCGGTTGGATGCCAGCAATGTCGCGGCGGAGCCTGATGCAATCCGGCGCCGCCGCCGGCGCAGCCCTGCTGCTGCCCGGCGGCCTCGGTTCTGCGATGGCGCAAACGCGCGCCAAGACGCTGGCCATCGCCGCGCCCGCGACCCCGCTCAGCCTCGATGTCGAGAATTCCCTGAGCCTCGGAACCATCGACACCGTCGGGGCCTTCTACGACTACCTGATCGAGTTCGACACGATCCCCGACCCGAAGGCGCCGGGCGTGCTGCGGGAGAATCTCGCCGCCGACAAGTCCAAGCCGGGCGGCTACAATCTGCGCGGCAAGCTGGCGGAGAAGTGGGAATTCTCCGCCGACGGCAAGACCGCGCGCTTCCATCTGCGCAAGGGCGTGACCAGCAATCACGGCAATCCGCTGACGGCGGCGGACGTGAAATACACCTTCGACCGCAAGTTCGAGGTCAAGGGCGCCGGCGCCTTCATGACCGGCGTGATGGGCCTCGCCTCCAAGGACCAGGTCAAGGTCGAGGGCGACCACACGGTCTCGTTCAACATCGACAAGCCGAACCCGATCCTGATGATCGTCTGCGGCCACCTCGCCAATCCAATCTTCGACGCCAAGAAGTGCAAGGAGATGGCGACCGCCGACGATCCGTGGGCGCGCAAGTATCTCGACACCAACGTCGCCGGCTTCGGCCCCTACGCGCTGAAGGAGATCACGCGCGGCCAGCAGCTCGTCGCCACCGCCCGGCCGGACTATTACGGCCCGAAGCCCTATTTCGAGACCGTGATCTTCCGCGAGGTGCCGGCCTCGGCGACGCGGCTGTCGCTGCTCAAGGGCGGGGCCGTCGACATCGCCCAGTATCTCTCGCCGACCGAGATGAAGAGCCTGGCGGGCGATCCGAAGGCGACGCTGACCACCGTTGATGCCTCGCAGATGCTGTGGATCATCCTGAACAACAAGTTCAAGCCCTTCGACAATGCCAAGATCCGGCAGGCGATGAACTATGCCATGCCGCGCGATGCGATCATCGCCACGATCCTGCAGGGCTTCGGCGTCAAGCAGACCGGTCTGATGCCGCCCTTCTATCCGGGTGCGACCGACAAGTTCTTCAACTACGACACCGACATCGCCAAGGCGCGCGCGCTCCTCAAGGAGGCGGGCCTGCCGGACGGCTTCTCCACGGTGCTGGCCTACAATGCCGGCAACCCGATCGAGGAGCCGATCGCGATCATGTACCAGACCGCGCTGAAGGAGATCGGCATCAAGCTCGAACTGAAGAAGCTGCCGGCCGGCACCTTCTTCGACAGCCTGACCAAGCGCACCGAGCCGATGATCTTCAGCCTCGACGCGCCCTGGACGCCCGATCCGGGCTTCTCGCTGAACCTCTATTTCAAGTCCACGTCCTTCGTCGACTTCGCCAACTATGTCAGCCCGGAAGCCGATGCGCTGATCGACCAGAGCCTGTCGACGCTGGTCGAGGCCGATCGCATGGCCGCGGTCACCAAGGCGCAGGAGGTGATCATGCGCGATGCGCCCTGGGCGATGATCGCCTATTCGGGCTACCAGCTGGCCCATGCCAAGGACATCAAGGGTCTCGTCTACTACACCTCCAACCGCCTCTCCTTCCAGGATTTCGCGCGTGGCTGAACCGGGGCCTGTTCCGCCCTCCCATGATCCCGCGCCGGCGGAGGCCGGCGCGGACTTCCTCACCTTCGTCCGCCGCCGGCCGGTCTTCCTGGCCGGCTATCTGATCGTCGGCGCGGTCGTGGCGATGGCCCTCGTGGCGCCGTTCCTGCCGCTGCGCTCGCCGGTCGACGCCAATGCCGGCGTCTATCTGGTCGCCCCGAGCCTCGCCTATCCGATGGGCACCGACACGGCCGGCCTCGACATCTTCAGCCGGGTTCTCCATGCCCCGCGGGTCGATCTCGCCATCGCGCTGTTCTCGACCCTGCTCGCCGCGCTCGTCGGCGGTCTCCTCGGCGCGGTTCTGGGCCTGTGGGACGGACGGCCGGGCCTCAAGGGCCTCGTCGCCATCCTGGCGATGCGCCTGTCCGACGTGGTCCAGGCCTTCCCGGTCTTCGCGCTGGCGCTGGTCCTGGTCGCGGTGCTCGGCCAGGGCGTGACCTCGATCGTGCTGGCGATCGGCATCGTCAACATCCCGGTCTATCTGCGCCTGATGCGGACGCAGACGCTGACCATCCGCACGCAACCCTATTTCGAGGCAGCGATGCTCGCCGGAGCGGGCGATGCCTATGCGCTCGCCCGCCATGTCGTGCCCAATGCGCTCGCGGTGCTGCTCGCCCAGATCGCCGGCGGCATCGGCGCCGCGGTGCTGCTGACCGCGGGCCTCAGCTTCATCGGCGCCGGCGTGCGGGCGCCGACCCCCGAATGGGGCGGCATGATCGCCAACGGCTTTCAGAACGTGATCACCGGGCAATGGTGGCCGTCGGTGTTTCCCGGCCTGGCGCTGGCCCTGACCATCTTCGGCTTCAGCGCCGTCGGCGCCAGCATCGAGGCCTGGTGCAATCCACGCGAACGCACGCGTACCTCCCGGCGCGAGTGGGCCGCCTTCGTCGCCGCGCGCCGATCCCGGCCGTCCGCCGATGCCAGGCCCGGAGCCGCGACGCCATGACCGCGCTCGGACCGATCCTGTTCCGGCTGATCGCCTTCGTGCCGCAGCTTCTCGGCGTGGTGCTGGTCAGCTTCCTGCTTCTGAAACTGATCCCCGGCGACCCGGCCCCGATGATGCTCGGGCCGCTGGCGACCACCGAGGCGATCGCGAAGCTGCGCGCCGAACTCGGCCTCGACCAGCCGCTGCCGGTGCAGCTCTGGGAGTATCTGGTCCGTCTCGCCCATGGCGATCTCGGCCGCTCCTGGCAGACCACCAACCCGGTCCTGACCGATCTGGCGATCCGCATCCCGGCGACGCTCGAACTGGTCACGCTCGGCCTCGCGCTGGCGCTCGCCATCGGCGTGCCGCTCGGCCTCGCCGCCGGGCGCAACGCCCATGGCCGCGTCGCGCGGTTGGCCGACGGCTACGGGCTCGGCGCCGGCGCGATGCCGGATTTCTGGATCGCGCTCCTGCTGATCTACGTCTTCTACACGCTCCTCGGCTGGGCACCGCCGCCGCTCGGCCGGCTCGACTTCGCCGTCCTGCCGCCGGACCGGATCACCGGGTCGTATCTCATCGACGCGCTCCTCGCCGGCGATGGCGCCACGGCGCTCGCCGCGCTCGGCCAACTGGCGCTGCCGGTCGCGACGCTCGGGCTGACCAGCGCGGTGCCGATCCTGAAGATGACGCGCACCACCGTGGAGCGGCTGCAGGACAGCGACTTCGTCCGCTTCGCCGACGCCAAGGGCCTGTCGAACGCCCGCGTCTCGGCGCATGTGCTGCGCAACGCGCTGCCGTCCGTCGTCACCGTGGTCGGCACGCTCTACGGCACGCTGCTCGGCGGCGCCGTGCTGATCGAGGTCGTCTTCTCCTGGGGCGGGGCCGGGCAATACGCCGTCTCCGCCGTGCTCAACGCCGACATCAACGCCGCGCTCGGCTTCGTCGTCGTCACCGCAGCGCTCTCGCTCGCCGTCCATCTGGTCGTCGACCTGATCTCCTTCGCGCTCGATCCGCGCCTTCGCCTCACCTGACAGGACCCAACATGGCCGATCTCAAGGATGCCCGAATTCTGACCCTCGCCGGAGGCCTGAAGGTGCTCGACGCGGCGATCGCCGAGGCCGAGCGGATCGGCCAGCCGATGTGCATCGCGGTCGTCGATCTCGGCGGCAATCTCCTGGCCTTCGGGCGCATGGACGGCTCCAAGGCGCTGAGCGTGATCTCGTCGACCTGCAAGGCGCGCACCGCGGCGCTCTCCGGCGAGCCGACCGGCGGGGCGCATGCCGATGTCGAGATCCAGATCGCGCTCGCCTCCGACAGCCAGTGGACCAACCTGATCGGCGGCTTGCCGATCAAGGTCGGCGGCCTGGTGGTCGGCGCGGTCGCGGCCGGATCGGGCACCGGCGCGCAGGACCTCGCCGTGGCGCGCGCCGGCGCGGCGGCGATCCCTGGGGCCGACATGTTCGCGGATTTCACCCCGATGGGCGCCGAGGACACCGGCATCGTGCGCGGCTCGCATCCGGAGAAAGTTCGTGGCTGACGCCGCCGGCCCCCGCGACGCCCCATTTGAGACCGCAACCGCGCTGGCAGCCGCGATCCGGTCGCGCGCGCTCACGGCCTCGGCGGCGGTGGCGGCGGCCTTCGACCGGATCGAGGCGCTCGACGGGACCCTGATGGCCTTCTGCACCCTGGCCCGCGACGAGGCTTTCGCGCGCGCCGCCGCAATCGACGCGGGGATCGCGCGCGGCGGGGCCGTCGGTCCGCTCGCTGGGGTGCCGATCGCCGTCAAGGACCTGATCGCGACCCGCGGCCTGCGCACCACCTTCGGCTCGCCGCTCTATGCCGATTTCGTGCCCGACGAGAGCGACGTGGTCGTCGACCGGCTCGAGGCGGCCGGGGCGATCGTGCTCGGCAAGACCAACGTGTCGGAATTCGGCTACGGCCCGGTCGGCCACAACCCGCTCTTTCCGACCACCCGCAATCCCTGGAACCCGGCGCTGACCTCCGGCGGTTCCAGCGCCGGCACGGCCGCCGCGGTCGCCAGCGGCATGGTCCCCTTCGGGCTCGGCAGCGATGGCGGGGGTTCGATCCGCATCCCAGCGGCGCTCTGCGGCGTGGTCGGCGTGAAGGCCTCGTGGGGGCGGGTGCCGCTCTATCCGGGCTGCCGCGACGAGCGTTATCCGGGGGCTTCCGGCTGGGAATCGCTGGAGCATATCGGCCCACTGTCCCGGACTGTCGCGGATGCGGCGCTGGCCCTCGACGTGATGGCCGGGCCGACGGCGCTCGATCGCCACTCGATCCCGGCCGAGTCCGCCGCCTTCCGGATCGCGCCGCCGGAAACGCTGCGCGGCCTGACCATCGCCTTCAGCGGCGATCTCGGCTTCGCCGCCGTCGATCCCGAGGTTCGCCGCATCGCCACCGACGCGGCCCTGCGCCTCGCCGCCGCGCTCGGCTGCCGGATCGAAGCGGTCGACCCGCCGATCCCGGACCCGCAATCCGCCTTCGAGGCTATCGTGGCGCTCGACACCGACCGGGAAGGCCTGCGCCGGATGGCCGGGGAGCGCGACTACCGGTTCGGCGGGGCGCTCGGCCGGCTGCTGGCCCATCCCTGGAGCGCCGACGATTTCACCGCCGCGATCCTTGCCCGCAAAACCATCGCCAATGCGATGAGCCGCTTCATGGCACGGTTCGATCTCCTGCTGACGCCGACCACGGCCGTCGCGGCCTTCGCGATCGACTGCGAGGGGCCGGAGCGGATCGACGGCCGGCCGGTCCTGCCGAGCGCCTGGACGCCCTTCTCGTCGCTCGCCAACCTGACCGGCCAGCCGGCCGCCACGGTGCCGGCGGGCTTCACCGCGGCCGGACTTCCGGTCGGCTTGCAGATCATGGGCCGCCATCTCGGCGACGCGACCGTGCTGACCGCCTGCGCGGCGGTCGAACAGCTGCTGCCCTGGCGCGATCGGGTCCCGCCGCTCGCGGTGTGCGCGAGGTCCGCCGATGCATGATTTTCAATCATGGACGGGATTGCCAATCGGGGAGCGTTCCGGTCAAGGATCAACGGACATGTTGCGGGGTCGCGATCGAGGCCCGCAGAGAAGCGGATCGGACCATGGCCGGCGACAACAGCAAGCAGAAATCGAACGATCTCCAGATCGGTGCGCGCGTGAAGCATGCCCGCATCCTGGCCGGCATCCGCATGCGCGAACTGGCCGAGAAGGTCGGCTGTACGGAGAGCTCGATCTCCAAGATCGAGAGCGGCCGGGTGATCCCGTCGGTGCCGATGCTGCAGCGGCTGGTCGAAGCGCTCGACCGCGATCTCGCCTCCTTCTTCGGTGCCGACATCTCCTCGCCAGGCATCATCCAGCGCGCCGGCCAGCGCACGGTGACCACGACCGATCCGATCCGCGGCGGGACCGGGGTCAGCTACGAGCGGCTGGTGCCGTTCGGCGCCGGCAACCTGCTGGAGGGCAACATCCATGTCGTCGAGCCGGGCGGATCGAAGGAGGACATGATCACCCACCAGGGCGAGACGCTGGGCTTCGTCATCGAGGGACAGATCGAACTGACCATCGACGCGACCACCTACAGCCTGTCGACGGGCGATTCGTTCTTCTTCAAGAACCATCTGACCAACAGCTATCGCAACATCGGGACCGTGCCCGCGCGCGTCATCTGGGTGAACACGCCGCAGGTCCATTGACGGCGCCCCCGCATGCGGTTGCCCCGGAGGGGAGCGCATGACGAGCTCATCGTTGCCGGTCAGGGAGCCGGCCGCGCCGCTTCTGGACGTGAGAGACCTTTCGACGGACGTCCTGACGATCGCCGGACCGCGCCGCATTCTCGACCGTGTCTCCTTCTCGGTCGCCTCCGGCGAGGTGCTGGCCCTGGTTGGCGAATCCGGGTCGGGCAAGAGCATGGCGATGCAGGCGATCATGGGGCTCATCGCGCCTCCGGCCCTGGTTGCCGAGGGGACGATCGCATTCGAAGGCCGTGATCTGCTCGCCTGTTCGCAACGCGCGATGCGCGCGATCCGCGGCAGCCGGATCGGCATGGTGTTCCAGGAGCCGATGAGCGCCCTCAACCCGCTCCTGGCCGTCGGCGACCAGATCGCCGAGACGCTGGTCGCGCATCGGGGGCTCGGCTGGGCGGCGGCGCGGGCAGAGAGCGTCCGTCTGCTCGATCTGGCCCGGGTCGCCGACGCGCGACGGGTCGCCGGTCTGCGGCCGCACCACCTGTCGGGCGGCATGCGCCAGCGCGTGGTCATCGCTGCCGCGATCGCCTGCAAGCCGGCGCTTCTGATCGCCGACGAGCCGACCACCGCACTCGATGCCACCGTGCAGGCCGAGATCATGCTGCTGCTCGGCCAGCTGCGCCGCGAGGTCGGCTGCGCCATCCTGCTGATCTCGCACGATATGGGCCTCGTCGCATCCTTCGCCGAGCGCGCCGCCGTCATGCTGCGCGGACGGATCGTCGAAAGCGGGCCGACCGCCGCGCTGATGGCGAACCCGCAGTCGCCCTATACCCGGACCTTGATCGCTGCCGGCCTGCCGG contains the following coding sequences:
- a CDS encoding flavin reductase family protein produces the protein MTALPRVAGRTSGSARFKLGMRSLVGGVTVIGAHGPDGHPVGLTATAVSSLTADPPSLLVCVNRQSTIAAALVMGAAFSVNVLTEAQTEVAQAFGGQRPVRGTSRFAFGNWLRSADSEVPLLHGCRVAFECVVADLHDWATHHIVVGTVADIHFFDAEAGPLAYADGEYKVIRPLTPET
- a CDS encoding ABC transporter permease, with protein sequence MAEPGPVPPSHDPAPAEAGADFLTFVRRRPVFLAGYLIVGAVVAMALVAPFLPLRSPVDANAGVYLVAPSLAYPMGTDTAGLDIFSRVLHAPRVDLAIALFSTLLAALVGGLLGAVLGLWDGRPGLKGLVAILAMRLSDVVQAFPVFALALVLVAVLGQGVTSIVLAIGIVNIPVYLRLMRTQTLTIRTQPYFEAAMLAGAGDAYALARHVVPNALAVLLAQIAGGIGAAVLLTAGLSFIGAGVRAPTPEWGGMIANGFQNVITGQWWPSVFPGLALALTIFGFSAVGASIEAWCNPRERTRTSRREWAAFVAARRSRPSADARPGAATP
- a CDS encoding ABC transporter substrate-binding protein, producing the protein MSKVGWMPAMSRRSLMQSGAAAGAALLLPGGLGSAMAQTRAKTLAIAAPATPLSLDVENSLSLGTIDTVGAFYDYLIEFDTIPDPKAPGVLRENLAADKSKPGGYNLRGKLAEKWEFSADGKTARFHLRKGVTSNHGNPLTAADVKYTFDRKFEVKGAGAFMTGVMGLASKDQVKVEGDHTVSFNIDKPNPILMIVCGHLANPIFDAKKCKEMATADDPWARKYLDTNVAGFGPYALKEITRGQQLVATARPDYYGPKPYFETVIFREVPASATRLSLLKGGAVDIAQYLSPTEMKSLAGDPKATLTTVDASQMLWIILNNKFKPFDNAKIRQAMNYAMPRDAIIATILQGFGVKQTGLMPPFYPGATDKFFNYDTDIAKARALLKEAGLPDGFSTVLAYNAGNPIEEPIAIMYQTALKEIGIKLELKKLPAGTFFDSLTKRTEPMIFSLDAPWTPDPGFSLNLYFKSTSFVDFANYVSPEADALIDQSLSTLVEADRMAAVTKAQEVIMRDAPWAMIAYSGYQLAHAKDIKGLVYYTSNRLSFQDFARG
- a CDS encoding HpcH/HpaI aldolase family protein, encoding MFDPKRPTLKTMIASGRCIGAAWFSLGSAALVELALKSEPDCIVIDMQHGLWDRRELEAVIGMVPSRIPVIVRVAENSALAIGTALDAGAEGVIVPLVESAKEARAAVRHALYPPHGNRSGGGIRPLKDFQSYVAGADGIAVIVMIETEKGLAAAEDIIAVDGIDMVFIGTGDLSLSLGAFPVHRHDHTVACADIHKACRAGYMPCGIFTGRPEFAAIARGQGYRLVTIANDIDMVQRSFVEAAKRFRDPPAPAVTQVSAAGTASLPAGSGPALENKRKGDA
- a CDS encoding LLM class flavin-dependent oxidoreductase, whose translation is MNKPHPLKGPNTFKLGVFSANADGGLAITDVPERWRAGWDDNLTAVGIADRAGLEFFLPIARWKGFGGKNRVREWSFETFTWAAGLAASTERIGLFMTVHVPIVHPVYAAKALATVDHISGGRAGLNIVCGWNPSEFGMFGIELGGDGYARAGEWIEIIERCYGTAQPFDFDGQFYKLKQVVSRPASLQVPRPVTMNAAFGPPGRDYAARHCDYLFSTFTDIEDGGRHVADMRERSKAYQREVGVYTVCHVVARETQKEAEDYYERYAVAEADHAAVDQHMSQKVEFANSHDRHAFDLYRKRFAGGAGSYPLVGTPEFIVDEMLKISRAGYAGAALTFVNYAYELPFFCDRVLPLMKQAGLRVA
- a CDS encoding 4-vinyl reductase, translating into MSATQSFKDRLTLDEETGAWWDQSRRYLLIRPDALMGIFRELPADRRAEAFAALARSITRQGADSARAYRAMGGEGAGLLDIVASTAPQLGWGRWQFTLEPGILRLTVANSPFAAGYGPSDEPVCHPIKGMMAAVGEMVLGRPVTVVETACAAMGASDCRFEARPADGPAAQ
- a CDS encoding GntR family transcriptional regulator; this encodes MTLGSAAPVESIGRRDSLAEQVYADLLTRLRHGRVAPDQRLVDVELARGYGLSRMPVRDALLRLVAEGYLVGTTRGFKVPALASQDVRDIFEIRRLLEPQAAASAAGAMSDEALEALGAAHAECRRAHGTDDIDAMIVSNMAFRAAWLGRVANRRLAETIFRFVDHVQAVRLATLRHRDTRAIVVDGLGHLRAAFQARDPELAAACMGRFVDDAQAAFFRAAGVEGPHDGPAHS
- a CDS encoding cyclase family protein, with translation MGKSSLEKLARDIAKRRIRVIDLTQLLKPSTPVIQLPPNFAPSAPFSISEISRYDERGPAWYWNNIACGEHTGTHFDAPIHWISGRHLTDGATHTIDPQRFIAPACVLDFSAECARDERFLVTPKHIKAWEKKHGEIPAGSWVLMRSDWSKRSDPAAFLNMKEDGPHVPGPGPDAVRYLIEERDVHGWGVEAVGTDAGQAFAFEPPFPAHALMHGANKFGLASLCNLDQLPATGAVLITAPLKIENGSGSPLRVLALVDDRDED
- the dctP gene encoding TRAP transporter substrate-binding protein DctP is translated as MSITRRTFAKSALALAGVGIVRPARAAEVTLNAVHFTPAQVSYARSFLAFVAKLNERGKGVVQIKVRGGPEILPLGQLGDAQKSGLVDMINCPAGPYLNLVPEGEVFSATSKTPAELRANGGFALINEIYGKKGNAFVLAHVDGGAGFHIFTVDEPARTADGSIDFSKLKIRSSALYRDFLEKLGASVVVQGPGEVYTSLERGLVNANAYSVAGYAGFGWNKFTKFRIDPSFFQTDVLISINKAKWDSLPAEAKTILQTVAIEHEAESIAASLKTTADEGKALIDGGMKVVAMPEAQKTLFLDTATQASWSRLEKRDPSNIAALRAKFG